A section of the Pedobacter sp. HDW13 genome encodes:
- a CDS encoding cupin domain-containing protein, whose translation MKTIKQAGLWIVFPLCLFSCTQDSKISQNVKTEDAVVFAKGKRVTNDNFSGAVYLQPLIESDSLNQNNVGNVTFEPGARSKWHAHPAGQILLVTGGVGYYQEKGNQKIILRKGDVIKCPPNIPHWHGASADIAFCQVAITGREKGPTVWLEAVSDSVYLAGAK comes from the coding sequence ATGAAAACGATAAAACAGGCCGGATTATGGATTGTTTTTCCGTTATGCTTATTTTCCTGCACTCAGGATAGTAAAATTTCGCAGAACGTGAAAACCGAAGATGCTGTTGTTTTTGCAAAGGGCAAGCGGGTAACAAATGATAATTTTTCAGGAGCAGTGTACCTGCAGCCATTAATAGAAAGCGATAGCTTAAATCAGAACAATGTTGGTAATGTGACCTTTGAGCCGGGTGCCCGATCAAAATGGCATGCTCACCCAGCAGGGCAGATCTTGTTGGTAACCGGTGGGGTGGGGTATTATCAGGAGAAAGGTAATCAGAAGATTATTTTAAGAAAAGGAGATGTGATCAAGTGTCCACCTAATATTCCTCATTGGCATGGAGCGAGTGCCGATATCGCATTTTGCCAGGTTGCAATTACCGGGCGTGAGAAAGGGCCTACCGTTTGGTTGGAGGCTGTTAGTGATAGTGTTTATCTGGCAGGTGCTAAGTAA
- a CDS encoding serine hydrolase: protein MRSIATLLLCLLILNTRAQQINTAKLDSFFNALGVNQKAMGSFAVSKNGKLVYQRSLGFRTVKRDTLRADSLTCYRIGSITKVFTATMIFQLIEEGKLSPDTKLAVFYPKLPNAPEINIAQLLSHSSGLMDYVNDVSDKSWITRAHAQSELLDTIVKRAPHFIPGSKQQYCNSGYLLLAGIIEKITGKSYSKALESRISKRIGLKQTQSGIINNTGAAEASSYGMRNQWTQITDIYFPNVIGVGDILSTPADMLKFLNALSSGKLVSEKSFAKMSNFNQGDLFGMGLIKVPFYNQIGFGHNGATYGTFSMLCNFPSSGISVALSLNGQGYSLNEITIAMLSICNDMSFEIPTFKDVELSPEQLKACLGIYSNKTLPFKITITENGGKLQAQATGQSHFPLQPTSANTFRFDAAGIKIVFSPELSQMTFSQGGKSFLFNKDIN from the coding sequence ATGAGATCAATTGCCACACTATTACTATGCCTGCTAATACTCAATACGCGGGCCCAACAGATTAATACCGCAAAACTTGATAGTTTTTTTAATGCTTTGGGAGTCAATCAAAAGGCTATGGGCAGTTTCGCCGTCTCTAAAAACGGAAAACTGGTCTATCAACGCTCACTGGGATTTCGAACAGTTAAACGGGATACGTTACGTGCCGATTCACTTACCTGCTACCGCATAGGGTCTATCACCAAGGTTTTTACAGCAACTATGATCTTCCAACTTATTGAGGAAGGTAAGTTATCTCCTGATACCAAGTTAGCAGTTTTTTATCCAAAACTGCCCAATGCGCCGGAAATCAATATAGCACAGCTCCTTTCCCATAGCAGCGGCCTGATGGATTATGTTAATGATGTATCTGATAAATCCTGGATCACCAGGGCGCATGCTCAATCGGAATTATTAGATACCATTGTAAAAAGAGCTCCACATTTCATTCCAGGTTCCAAACAACAATATTGTAATTCGGGTTACCTGTTGCTGGCCGGTATTATCGAAAAAATTACAGGTAAATCCTATTCCAAAGCCCTTGAAAGTCGTATTAGCAAAAGAATAGGGCTGAAACAAACCCAATCTGGCATAATCAACAATACAGGAGCTGCAGAGGCAAGTTCTTACGGCATGAGAAATCAATGGACGCAGATTACCGACATCTATTTCCCGAACGTAATTGGTGTAGGCGATATTCTTTCAACGCCAGCAGATATGCTGAAATTCCTTAACGCCCTATCTTCAGGCAAGCTTGTCAGCGAAAAAAGTTTTGCCAAAATGAGTAACTTCAATCAGGGTGATCTATTTGGCATGGGACTCATTAAAGTACCTTTTTACAACCAGATAGGCTTTGGGCACAACGGAGCCACATATGGAACATTTAGTATGCTTTGCAACTTTCCTTCGAGTGGAATCAGCGTCGCCTTATCACTCAATGGCCAGGGTTACAGCCTCAACGAAATTACCATCGCGATGCTTTCTATCTGTAACGATATGTCCTTTGAAATACCAACTTTCAAAGATGTTGAGTTATCTCCTGAACAACTCAAAGCTTGTTTGGGCATATATTCTAACAAAACATTGCCGTTTAAAATCACCATAACCGAAAACGGGGGTAAGCTTCAGGCCCAGGCCACCGGACAATCACACTTTCCCTTACAGCCCACCTCAGCCAATACTTTCAGATTTGATGCAGCTGGCATTAAGATCGTTTTTAGTCCTGAGCTAAGCCAAATGACTTTTAGTCAGGGTGGCAAATCATTTCTTTTTAATAAAGATATTAATTAG